In a single window of the Agrobacterium vitis genome:
- a CDS encoding TRAP transporter large permease, whose product MFDFGIIPPAMFLGMVLFMLFGFPVAFSLGAVGMFFGMIGIATGHFSEMFLQALPLRFFGIVSNDLLLAIPFFTMMGSILERCGLAEDLLEGTGKLFGAVPGGIAYAVIFVGAILGAITGTVAASVITMGMISLPVMLRYGYNQRIATGVIAASGTMAQLIPPSLVLVILSDQLGKSVGDMYMGAIGPAGMQIAIYMLFILAISIFRPSLVPPLPKEVRGELDGRLIGKVLAGMLPSIVLIFLVLGTIFLGLATPTEAGALGVVGALVLAAVHRRLTRVLVRQAMESTMTITSMVVMILIGSTCFSLVFQGMDGSRWIEHLLSGLPGGQLGFLIFVNFFIFFLAFFLDFFEIAFIVIPMLAPVAQHLGIDLIWFGVLICVNMQTSFMHPPFGFALFYLRSVAPKSVKTREIYLGSIPWICMQLVIVGVVIFWPQSVTMWVEKAKDIDLDKVKIEVPGFGAGGGGMSLPSLGDGSGLNFGTPPGLGGASAPAAKPAMDLSQPPVFK is encoded by the coding sequence ATGTTTGATTTCGGAATTATTCCGCCCGCGATGTTTCTGGGCATGGTGCTGTTCATGCTGTTCGGCTTTCCGGTGGCGTTTTCGCTGGGCGCGGTCGGCATGTTCTTCGGCATGATCGGTATCGCCACCGGCCATTTCAGCGAAATGTTTCTTCAGGCCCTGCCGCTGCGGTTCTTCGGTATCGTCTCCAACGATCTGTTGCTGGCCATTCCCTTCTTCACCATGATGGGGTCCATTCTGGAGCGGTGCGGGCTGGCGGAAGACCTTCTGGAAGGTACGGGCAAGCTGTTTGGCGCGGTGCCGGGTGGCATTGCCTATGCGGTGATTTTCGTCGGCGCCATTCTGGGCGCGATTACCGGCACGGTGGCGGCCTCGGTCATCACCATGGGCATGATCTCGCTGCCGGTCATGTTGCGCTATGGCTATAACCAGCGGATCGCCACCGGCGTCATCGCGGCGTCGGGAACGATGGCCCAGCTTATTCCGCCATCGCTGGTGCTGGTCATTCTGTCCGACCAATTGGGCAAGTCGGTGGGCGACATGTATATGGGCGCCATCGGCCCGGCTGGCATGCAGATCGCCATCTATATGCTGTTCATCCTGGCGATTTCGATTTTCCGGCCTTCGCTGGTGCCACCTTTGCCGAAGGAAGTACGCGGCGAGCTGGATGGCCGGCTGATCGGCAAGGTTCTGGCCGGCATGCTGCCGTCCATCGTGCTGATTTTCCTGGTGCTGGGCACGATTTTCCTTGGTCTTGCCACGCCGACGGAAGCGGGGGCGCTGGGTGTCGTCGGCGCGCTGGTGCTGGCGGCGGTGCATCGGCGGTTGACCAGGGTGCTGGTGCGTCAGGCGATGGAATCGACCATGACCATCACCTCGATGGTGGTGATGATCCTGATCGGCTCCACCTGTTTCAGCCTGGTGTTTCAGGGCATGGACGGTTCCCGTTGGATCGAGCATCTGCTGTCCGGCCTGCCGGGGGGACAGCTAGGCTTCCTGATCTTCGTCAACTTCTTCATTTTCTTCCTCGCCTTTTTCCTCGATTTCTTCGAAATCGCCTTCATCGTCATCCCGATGCTGGCACCGGTGGCGCAGCATCTGGGCATCGACCTGATCTGGTTCGGGGTGCTGATCTGCGTCAATATGCAGACCAGTTTCATGCACCCGCCCTTTGGCTTTGCGCTGTTCTACCTGCGCAGCGTGGCACCGAAGAGCGTCAAGACCCGCGAAATCTACCTCGGCTCTATCCCGTGGATCTGCATGCAGCTGGTTATTGTCGGCGTGGTGATTTTCTGGCCGCAATCGGTGACCATGTGGGTGGAAAAGGCCAAGGATATCGACCTCGACAAGGTGAAGATCGAAGTACCGGGCTTTGGGGCAGGCGGCGGTGGCATGAGCCTGCCTTCGCTTGGCGATGGGTCTGGCCTGAATTTCGGCACGCCCCCCGGCCTGGGCGGAGCAAGCGCCCCTGCGGCAAAGCCTGCCATGGATCTCAGCCAGCCGCCGGTGTTCAAATAA
- a CDS encoding DUF2332 domain-containing protein: protein MTIDSLRHALTDQARSCDSLGSPFTARLCRLAAERLTPASAIGARLIDWPGDITSAGDSVPLRLAGTLHALVLSRESPDLTAVYPPHVATDDALWAAVEAAFRDHQAFMQARLNSAPQTNEVRRSAALLPGFLTIASLFGLPLRLSEIGASAGLNLQWDRYAYRLGEASWGDGSPVLLAPDWQGPPPPSATITVTERAGCDLNPLDPAKAEDCERLFSYIWADQADRLERTKAALALARSNDLYVDRMDAIDWLTQRLAPSHPGQMHVVYHSIAWQYFPQALKAEGEALIAQAGQRATAQAPFARLQMEADGQRDGASLNLQIWPGGERQEIGRADFHGRWVKWQGWTA, encoded by the coding sequence ATGACGATTGACAGCCTGCGTCATGCCCTCACCGATCAGGCCCGCTCCTGTGACAGTCTTGGCTCACCCTTCACCGCAAGGCTGTGCCGTCTTGCCGCCGAGCGGCTGACGCCCGCAAGCGCGATTGGCGCGCGGCTGATCGATTGGCCAGGCGACATCACGTCTGCCGGTGATTCCGTGCCGCTGCGGTTGGCGGGTACGCTTCATGCCCTGGTTTTGAGCAGGGAAAGTCCTGATCTGACTGCTGTCTATCCGCCTCATGTCGCCACGGACGACGCGCTTTGGGCCGCAGTCGAAGCCGCCTTCCGCGACCATCAAGCCTTCATGCAGGCCCGGCTGAATTCTGCGCCGCAGACCAATGAGGTCCGCCGTTCCGCAGCCCTTTTGCCGGGCTTCCTCACCATTGCCTCGCTGTTCGGCCTGCCGTTGCGGTTGTCGGAGATCGGCGCCAGCGCCGGGCTGAACCTGCAATGGGACCGCTATGCCTATCGGCTGGGTGAAGCGAGCTGGGGCGATGGTTCGCCGGTTCTGCTCGCACCCGACTGGCAAGGCCCACCGCCGCCATCTGCGACGATCACCGTTACGGAACGGGCCGGTTGCGATCTCAACCCTCTCGATCCCGCCAAGGCTGAGGATTGCGAGCGGTTGTTTTCCTATATCTGGGCCGATCAGGCCGACCGGCTTGAGCGCACCAAAGCAGCCCTGGCGCTGGCACGAAGCAACGATCTTTACGTGGACCGCATGGATGCAATCGACTGGCTGACGCAAAGACTGGCTCCGTCCCATCCGGGCCAGATGCATGTCGTCTATCATTCCATCGCCTGGCAATATTTTCCCCAGGCACTGAAAGCCGAGGGCGAAGCGCTGATTGCACAAGCCGGTCAACGGGCAACGGCGCAGGCCCCGTTCGCCCGCCTGCAAATGGAAGCAGATGGCCAGCGCGATGGCGCCAGCCTCAATCTGCAAATCTGGCCGGGCGGTGAGCGCCAGGAGATCGGCCGCGCCGATTTCCATGGCCGATGGGTCAAATGGCAGGGCTGGACAGCCTGA
- a CDS encoding MaoC family dehydratase codes for MQRQISLADVPALVGEELGISKWITVDQTMIDAFATATGDHQFIHTDPERAKAETPYGGTIAHGFLTISLLSAMNYDCLPVIREQTMGINYGFEKIRLMAPVRSGKRVRGRFVLAGARFRGAGMLMTTYDVSVEIEEERKPALTAIWQTIIQFDPENRPEGV; via the coding sequence ATGCAGCGTCAAATTTCTCTCGCAGATGTCCCGGCCCTGGTCGGGGAGGAACTGGGCATATCCAAATGGATCACCGTCGATCAAACCATGATCGATGCCTTCGCCACCGCCACCGGCGATCACCAGTTCATCCATACCGATCCTGAACGCGCCAAGGCCGAAACACCCTATGGCGGCACCATTGCCCATGGGTTTCTGACGATCTCGCTGCTATCGGCAATGAATTACGATTGCCTGCCGGTGATCCGCGAACAAACTATGGGCATCAATTACGGCTTTGAGAAAATCCGGCTGATGGCGCCGGTCCGCTCGGGAAAGCGGGTGCGCGGCCGCTTCGTGCTGGCTGGTGCCCGGTTTCGCGGCGCAGGCATGCTGATGACCACCTATGATGTCAGTGTCGAGATCGAGGAGGAGCGCAAACCGGCGCTCACCGCCATCTGGCAGACCATCATCCAGTTCGACCCCGAAAACCGGCCGGAAGGGGTTTGA
- the glgX gene encoding glycogen debranching protein GlgX — protein sequence MTGAGARLTATGAEFAVYSRDAERLDLCLFDETGNIELRRLPMQRGEDDLHRLTVKGLVAGARYGYRAHGPYDPDQGLWFDPAKLLVDPYALEIDRPFRHDPRLTWLGEDTADLTPRAILTAPGHAVLEPPRLPDGGFIYELPVRGFTMLHPDVPENLRGTVAALAHPSVIAHLQAIGVDAVELLPITAWIDERHLPPLGLSNSWGYNPIALMALDPRLCPGGVAELRRTVECLHENGIGVILDLVFNHSGESDRFGATLSMRGLDNRSYYRHLPDQPGVLVNDTGCGNTIACDRPVVRQLILDTLRHFVMAAGVDGFRFDLAPVLGRTATGFEAQGETLTAMLQDPILKDRVMIAEPWDIGPGGYQLGNFPAPFLEWNDRARDTMRRFWRGDDGLTGEMATVLAGSSDIFSRNGSTHTRSVNFIAAHDGFTLLDLVSYADKHNEANGEDNRDGHSDNHSWNNGTEGETGDPDILAARKRDCIALLSTLFVSKGWVMLTAGDEGARSQRGNNNAYCQDNAITWLDWSVLDADLVAHTGRLAALRRRFPALADPGFFTGNGDVSWIDASGLTMSVETWQNPQTRFLGLLVATPDRTTGRDTRLAILINRGEARTVDLPASSGGRWREIFSDAAVSKLMIEPRHVAFLVEG from the coding sequence ATGACAGGTGCTGGCGCTCGTCTCACGGCAACAGGCGCGGAATTTGCGGTCTATTCCCGTGATGCCGAGCGTCTGGACCTTTGCCTGTTCGATGAGACCGGAAACATAGAGCTTCGCCGCCTGCCGATGCAGCGCGGCGAAGACGATCTGCACCGGCTGACCGTCAAGGGACTAGTCGCTGGAGCACGATACGGCTACCGCGCCCATGGGCCGTATGATCCCGATCAAGGCCTGTGGTTTGATCCCGCCAAGCTGCTGGTCGATCCCTATGCGCTGGAAATCGACCGCCCCTTCCGTCACGATCCGCGCCTCACCTGGCTTGGCGAAGATACCGCCGATCTGACGCCCAGGGCCATCCTGACCGCGCCCGGACATGCTGTACTGGAGCCGCCTCGCCTGCCAGATGGCGGCTTTATCTATGAATTGCCAGTGCGTGGCTTCACCATGCTGCACCCTGACGTGCCGGAAAACCTGCGCGGCACGGTCGCGGCCCTCGCCCATCCGTCCGTCATCGCCCATCTGCAAGCCATTGGCGTCGATGCGGTGGAGCTTTTACCGATCACCGCCTGGATCGATGAACGGCACCTGCCGCCGCTCGGCCTTTCCAACAGCTGGGGCTATAACCCGATTGCCCTGATGGCGCTCGACCCGCGCCTCTGCCCCGGCGGCGTGGCGGAATTGCGCCGCACCGTCGAATGCCTGCATGAGAATGGCATCGGCGTCATCCTCGATCTGGTCTTCAACCATTCCGGCGAAAGCGACCGGTTCGGCGCGACGCTATCGATGCGCGGCCTCGACAACAGGAGCTATTACCGGCACCTGCCCGACCAGCCGGGCGTGCTGGTCAACGATACCGGCTGTGGCAACACCATTGCCTGCGACAGACCGGTGGTGCGCCAGTTGATCCTCGACACTTTGCGCCATTTCGTCATGGCGGCGGGCGTCGATGGCTTCCGTTTCGATCTCGCCCCGGTGCTGGGACGGACGGCAACAGGCTTTGAGGCGCAGGGCGAGACGCTAACCGCCATGCTCCAGGACCCGATTTTAAAGGACCGGGTGATGATTGCCGAGCCCTGGGATATCGGCCCCGGCGGCTACCAGCTCGGCAACTTCCCAGCACCGTTTCTGGAATGGAACGACCGCGCCCGCGACACCATGCGCCGCTTCTGGCGCGGCGATGACGGGTTGACCGGCGAGATGGCGACGGTGCTGGCGGGTTCATCGGATATTTTCTCGCGTAACGGCAGCACCCACACCCGCAGCGTCAATTTCATCGCCGCCCATGATGGTTTCACGCTGCTCGATCTGGTGTCCTATGCCGATAAGCACAATGAGGCGAATGGCGAGGATAACAGAGACGGCCATAGTGACAATCACAGCTGGAACAATGGCACGGAGGGTGAGACCGGCGACCCTGATATCCTTGCCGCCCGCAAGCGTGATTGTATCGCTCTGCTCTCCACCCTGTTTGTCTCGAAAGGCTGGGTGATGCTGACGGCTGGCGACGAAGGCGCACGCAGCCAGCGCGGTAACAACAATGCCTATTGCCAGGACAATGCCATCACCTGGCTGGATTGGTCAGTGCTCGATGCCGATCTGGTCGCCCATACCGGGCGGCTGGCCGCCCTTCGCCGGCGGTTTCCGGCCCTTGCAGATCCGGGCTTTTTCACCGGCAATGGCGATGTCAGCTGGATCGATGCATCCGGCCTGACTATGAGCGTCGAGACCTGGCAAAATCCACAGACCCGCTTCTTAGGCCTGCTGGTGGCCACCCCGGATCGCACCACAGGACGCGACACGCGGCTGGCAATCCTGATCAATCGCGGTGAAGCGCGCACGGTCGATCTTCCCGCCTCATCAGGCGGGAGATGGCGGGAGATTTTTTCGGATGCAGCTGTTTCAAAACTGATGATCGAACCCCGCCATGTGGCATTTCTCGTCGAGGGCTGA